The Carassius auratus strain Wakin chromosome 40, ASM336829v1, whole genome shotgun sequence genome has a segment encoding these proteins:
- the LOC113058763 gene encoding alpha-actinin-4-like codes for MGIVDPNNSGAVTFQAFIDYMSRETTDTDTADQVIASFKILAGDKNFITAEELRRELPPDQAEYCIARMAPYTGPDAKPGALDYMSFSTALYGESDL; via the exons ATGGGCATTGTTGACCCCAACAACAGTGGAGCAGTGACCTTCCAGGCCTTCATTGACTATATGTCAAGGGAAACAACCGACACAGACACTGCAGACCAAGTCATCGCCTCGTTTAAGATCCTAGCCGGAGACAAG AACTTTATCACAGCTGAGGAGTTGAGGCGTGAGCTTCCTCCTGACCAGGCAGAGTACTGCATTGCCCGAATGGCACCATACACGGGCCCCGATGCAAAACCTGGTGCTCTTGACTACATGTCCTTCTCCACCGCCCTGTATGGGGAGAGCGACCTCTAA